In Janthinobacterium agaricidamnosum NBRC 102515 = DSM 9628, the DNA window GCGGCAGTTCTTCCAGGAAGTAATCCGGACGCACCACCGAGCTGCCCTTGAGCCAGATCACCGCCGATTTGACTTCGGTCACGCCTTCGAAGTTGTCCTTCAAGTGGCGGGTCACCTTGTTCAGCGTGACGCCCGAGTCGGCCAGGTCGTCCACCAGCAAGATGCGGCCGGCCAGCGGGCCCTTGGTCATGGTCATGTACTTGGCGATGTCGAGGTCGCCGCGCACGGTGCCGGCTTCTTCGCGGTACGAGCTGGTCGACAAAATCGCCAGCGGCAAGTCGAAAATGCGCGAGAACACGTCGCCCGGACGCACGCCGCCGCGCGCCAGGCACAGCACCTGGTCGAATTTCCAGCCCGATTCGTACACCTTCAGCGCCAGGCGCTCGATCAGGCGGTGGTACTCGTCCCAGTTGACCCAGAGGTGTTGATCGTTCGATTGTGGGGTAGTCATGTCAGTTCTTTACTCTGGTTATTCGAATGGATGGCGCAAGACGATGGTTTCTTCGCGGTCAGGACCGGTGGATACCATATCGACTGGCACACCGACCAATTCTTCGATACGTTTGATGTAGGCGCGCGCGGTGGCCGGCAACGCCGCCAGCGACTTGGCGCCGACGGTGCTTTCGGTCCAGCCCGGCATCTCTTCGTACACCGGCACGCAACGGGCGGCTTCTTCCGCGCCCGACGGGAAGATGTCCACGGACACGCCGTCGATGGTGTAGCCGGTGCACAGTTTCAGTGTTGCGATGCCGTCCAGCACGTCCAGCTTGGTCAGGCACATGCCGGTCACGCCGTTGATTTGCACCGAGCGGCGCAGCAAGGCAGCGTCGAACCAGCCGCAGCGGCGGGCGCGGCCCGTCACGGTGCCGAATTCATGGCCGACTTGCGCCAGATGGTGGCCCACGCCTGCATCGGTCGGCAGTTCCGAAGGGAACGGACCGGAACCGACGCGGGTGGTGTAGGCCTTGGTGATGCCCATGATGTAGTGCAGCATGTTCGGACCGACGCCGGCGCCGGCCGACGCATTGCCCGCCACGCAGTTGGACGAGGTGACGAACGGATAGGTGCCGTGGTCGACGTCGAGCAAGGAACCTTGCGCGCCTTCGAACAGCAGGTTGGCGCCGGCCTTGTGCGCGGCGTACAGCGCGCTCGACACGTCGGTCACCATCGGACGCAAACGCGGCACGTAGGCCAGCGCGTCATCCAGGGTTTTCTGGTACTCGACGCGTGGCGCCTTCAGGTAGTGCTCCAGCACGAAATTGTGGTAATCCAGGTTTTCGGCCAGTTTTTCGGCGAAACGTTTTTCGTTCAGCAAGTCGGCGACGCGGATCGCGCGGCGCGCCACTTTGTCTTCGTAGGCCGGGCCGATGCCCTTGCCGGTGGTGCCGATCTTGGCCGCACCGCGCGCCGCTTCACGGGCCAGGTCGAGCGCCGAGTGGTAAGGCAGGATCACCGGTGCGGCGTCCGACACTTTCAGGCGCGACGCGACTTCGACGCCGACTTTTTCCAGCTTGTCGATTTCGCGCAGCACGTCCGGCACCGACACCACCACGCCGTTACCGATGTAGCAGGCGACGCCCGGGCGCATGATGCCCGAAGGGATCAGTTGCAAGGCGGTTTTGACGCCGCCGATGACCAGCGTGTGGCCTGCATTGTGGCCGCCCTGGAAGCGCACCACGCCCTGGGCGTGATCGGTCAACCAGTCGACGATCTTGCCTTTACCTTCATCGCCCCATTGGGTGCCGATGACAACGACGTTCTTTGCCATAATTTTCTTTGACATCACTTAACCTAAGTTTTTAAGAATCCAGCTACTACCATTATCGGCAAGCACCAGCGCGCGATCGCACTCGAACTCGTCTTGTTCATTACTGTGACCAGGCATGCTCTGGATCACCACCTCGCCCGCTTTGCGCAGCGCGGCGATTTTTTCCTTCAATTCTGGTGCGTTGCCCCACGGTGCGCGGATCGAATGCTTGCGCTCCGCGGTCGGCAACAGGCGCGCCAGTTCGCGCAAGTCGAGCGAAAAGCCGGTCGCCGGGCGGGCCCGGCCGAACGCTTCGCCGACGTGATCGTAACGGCCGCCGCGCGCCACCGCGTTCGGCAAGCCCGGCACGTACAAGGCGAACATCGCGCCGCTTTCATATTGATAGCCGCGCAAGTCGGCCAGATCGATCGCCACCTCGGCGCGGCCCAACGCCGAGCCGGCCAGCGCGGCGAGTTCGGCCAGCGCGCGGGTCACGCCCGGCAGCGCCGGCAAGACTTCGCGGGCGCGCGCCAGCACGTCGATGTCGCCATACAGTCCCGGCAACGCCAGCAAGGCGCCGCGCGTGGCGGCGCCGTACCCGGCGCTGATGTCGCGCAGGCCCGGCGCATCCTTGGCGCGCAGCAGCGCGTACAGCGCCGCTTCGTCCTTCAGCGCGGCCGCGTCTTCGACGATGATGGCGCGCAGCAGTCCGGCATGCGACAAGTCCAGCCGCACTTCGGTGAAACCGGCCAGGGCCAGCGAGGCCAGCGCCAGTTCCTGGATTTCAGCGTCGGCTTCCAGGCCGCCGTGACCATACATTTCGGCGCCGATCTGCAGCGGTTCGCGGGTCGCGTGCAAACCCGACGGACGGGTGTGCAGCACGCTGCCGGCGTAGCACAAGCGGGTCACCGACGCGCGGTTCAGCAAGTGCGCATCGATGCGCGCCACCTGGGTGGTCATGTCGGCGCGCAGGCCGAGCATGCGGCCCGACAGCTGGTCGACCAGCTTGAAGGTGCGCAGGTCGGTATCCTTGCCGGCGCCGGTCATCAGCGACTCCAGGTATTCGAGCAGCGGCGGCATCACCAGTTCATATCCGTACAGACGGAAATTATCCAGCATCAAACGACGCAGCTCTTCGATCTTGCGCGCTTCCGACGGCAAAACATCGGCAATATTTTCGGGCAAAAGCCAATTCGGCATGAGGGAGCGAGTTACGGAAGAAAGTTGAAAAATGCACCATGCGAGGCAGCGGCGGGCGCGCCAGGCAAGAGGCCGAACCTGATATTTTACGCGAAAATATGGCGTTACAGGGAGGAATTGCCAAAATGATGTGCCAAAAACATCGGGGCCGGCCTTTGCGCGACGCCATTTTTGGAAAATAGCGACACTCAAAAACCGGCCCCGACGGGCTTGCGGCGTAGCCGCTACAGACTTACTTCCTGGCCGGAGCCGCCGGGCCGGCGGAGCCGGAACCCTTGAAGTATTTGAAGAAGTCCGAATTGGCGTCGACCACCATCACGTCGCCATGATTTTTAAAGGTGGCGCGATACGCTTCCAGGCTGCGGTAGAACTTGTAGAACTCCGGGTTCCTGCCAAACGCCTGGGCGTAAATCTGCGACGCCTTGGCATCGCCCTCGCCGCGGATCTTTTCAGCGTCGCGGTAGGCTTCGGCCAAAATCACGGTGCGCTGCTTGTCGGCGTCGGCGCGGATTTTTTCCGAATCGGCCGAACCGGTCGAACGCAATTCATTCGCCACCCGTACCCGCTCCGACTTCATGCGGTCGTACACCGAGTTATTGATCTGCTCGACATAATCGACACGCTTCAGGCGCACGTCGATGATCTCGACGCCAATCAGCTTGGCTTCCGCCACCACCTTGGCGCGGATCGATTCCATCACCTTGCCGCGCTGGCCCGAAATCACTTCGCGCACGGTGCGCTTGGTGATTTCATCGTTCAGCGCCGCCTTGACGATTTGCGACATGCGGTCGCGCGCGCGGCCCTCATCGCCGCCGAAACTGACGAAATACAGTTTCGGTTCGATGATGCGCCATTTGACGAAGGCATCGACCAAAATGTTTTTCTTTTCGGCGGTGATAAAACGTTCCGGTTCAGGCGTATCGATGGTCAGGATGCGCTTGTCCAGGTACAGCACGTTCTGGAACGGCGGCGGCAGCTTGAAGTGCAAGCCCGGCTCGCTGATCACCTGCTTGACCTCACCCAGGGCGAACACGATGGCGTACTTGCGCTGGTCGACCACGAACACGGTGGACGACAACAGCAGGATCACGATAAAGCCCGCGATCAGGGCTGCTACGATACGATTCATTAACGACTCTCCCGTTCACGTGAGGAATCCCGGGAACGACTGCGCGACCCTTCGATGACGACTTCCTGCGGCAGCACGGCATTGACCGGCGGCTGCGGCGCGGCGGCGGCACTGGCGGCCGCGCGCGCCGCGGCTGCCGTGGCGTCGCCGGCGGCGGCCTGGGAGATCAGCTTGTCGAGCGGCAGATACAGCAGGTTGCTGCCGTTCTTGGCGTCGACCATGACCTTGCTGGCGCTGGAGAACACTTGCTGCATGGTTTCCAGGTACATCCGGTCGCGCGTGACGGCCGGCGCCTTCTGGTACTCGACCAGCACTTGCTGGAAGCGCGAAGCATTACCCTCGGCGTTTTCAGTGACCAGCGAACGGTATGCCTCGGCTTCCTGGATCAGGCGGAATGCCGCGCCGCGCGCTTTCGGGATCACGTCGTTGGCGTAGGCCTGGCCTTCGTTCTTTTGACGCTCGCGGTCCTGGCCCGCCTTGACGGCGTCGTCGAACGCGCTTTGCACCTGCTCCGGCGGCTGCACCGCCTGCATCGTGACGTTGGTGATTTGCGCGCCGACCGCGTAACGGTCCAGCACATGCTGCATCAGCTGCTGCGTGTCGAAGGCGACCTTTTCGCGGCCTTCATACAGCACGAAGTCCATCTTGCTGCGGCCGACGATTTCGCGGATCGCCGTTTCGGCGACCTGGCGCAGCGACTCTTCCGCGTCGCGGTTGTTGAACAGCCAGGCCACCGGGTCCTTCAGCGTGTATTGCACCGCGAACTGGATGTCGATGATGTTTTCATCGTCGGTCAGCATCAGCGATTCGCCGGCCTGCTTGTTCTTCAGCGTCGAACGGTAGCCGACTTCCACCGTGCGCACTTGCGACACGTTGACGATTTCATTCGACTGTATCGGATACGGCAGGCGCCAGTTGAAGCCGGACGGCGTGGTATGGCTGTATTTGCCGAACGTCAGCACCACGCCGGACTGGCCTTCCTGGACGATGAAGGCGCCGCTGGCAAGCCAGATCAGCACGGCGATGCCGCCGACCACGCCGGCGGTGATGCCGGCGCCCTTCATGTCCGGACGCTGGCCGCCGCCCCCCGCGCCACCGCCATTGTCGGGCCGGTTCTTCTGGCCGAAAAAGGCGTTCAGGCGCTGGTTGAAATCGCGCCACAGTTGGTCGAGGTCGGGAGGACCTTCGCCTGGCTTTTTGCCTTCTTGGGCTTTCTTGCCGTCATCCTTGCGATTGCCCCAGCGGGGATCGTTGAGGGATAACTTCAAGCCTAGTTTTTTGTTGAGGTTGACAAGCATACTATCGTGTTCCGACTTGGGAGTGGGTTGGAATACTATCAGCCTGGTCAGCTTCTACTGCCTGATCCTGGCCGGCGTCATCCTGCAGATCATCCGCCTGATCGTCCTGCATTGCGGCGTCGCCGTGATGATAGAGATGGGCCGCCGCCGGCGCGTCCCTGGCCGCTTCGACGATGGCCTCACGCAACAGGTCGAGACCGCTGCCGGTCCGGGCACTGATGAAAACGCGGTGCAGCTTGTCGTTTTCATCGCGTTCGACCGACGGCTCCAGGTCAGCCGCGTCGATCTTGTTCCACACCAGAATCTGCGGAATGTGATCGGCGCCGATCTCTTTCAAGACCAGGTTGACCTGTTCGATCTGCTCCATGCGCACCGGCGACGCGGCGTCGACGACGTGCAGCAGCAAATCCGCGTGAATGGTCTCTTCCAGCGTGGCGCGGAAAGCCGCCACCAGCTGGTGCGGCAATTCGCGCACGAAACCGACCGTGTCCGAGATCACCACGTTGCCCACTTCCTGGCCGAGATAGACCCGCCGCGAAGTGGTATCCAGGGTGGCGAACAATTGGTCGGCCACGTACACGCCGGCCTTGGTCACGGCGTTGAACAGGGTCGACTTGCCGGCATTGGTATAACCGACCAGCGACACTGAAAACGTATGGCTGCGGCCGCGCGAGCGGCGCTGGGTTTCGCGTTGCTTGTGCAGCTTTTCCAGCCGCGCGCGCAAGGCCTTGACACGGTCGCCGATCAGCCGGCGGTCGGTTTCCAGCTGGGTTTCGCCGGGACCGCGCAAGCCGATACCGCCTTTTTGCCGTTCCAGATGGGTCCAGCCGCGTATCAGGCGGGTGGCCAGATGCTGCAACTGGGCCAGCTCGACCTGCAATTTTCCTTCGTGGCTCTTGGCGCGCTGCGCAAAGATATCGAGGATCAGGCTGGTACGGTCGAGCACCCGGGTATTCAGGCGTTTTTCCAGGTTGCGCTGCTGGGCAGGCGACAAGGCGTGGTTGAAGATGACGATTTCCAGCCCGTCGTTGAGGACGGCGTCGCCGATTTCATCGGCCTTGCCGCTACCGACGAAATATGCGGAATCGGGACTGGAGCGCTTTGCCGTGATGGTCATGATCGGCTCCGCTCCCGCGGAACGCGATAGCAACGTCAATTCCTCGACGCTGGCGGCAAAGTCGCCCTGGCCGAAATCGACGCCGACTAGGGCCGCGCGCATGGCAGCCCGGCGATGGTTGAGTGGAAGGCCCGGCCTGGGACCGTCATGCTCAACGGTTTACTCCGCTTCGGATTCAATATTGAGATTGACGGCGCGAGCCGGCACCACTGTCGAGATGGCATGCTTATAAACCATCTGGGTTACCGTATTGCGCAGCAACACGACATATTGATCGAAAGATTCGATATGGCCCTGCAATTTAATGCCATTAACCAGGTAAATCGACACTGGAACATGCTCTTTGCGTAATGCATTGAGGAATGGGTCTTGTAACAGTTGCCCTTTGTTGCTCATAACAGCTCCATAATGTTGTTGTATTTAAGAATTGGAGGCGACTCGCTTGATTTCAAGTGCTGGGGCATCATTCTCTGCAAAGAGAATGATGCCTCGGAGCTACTGTAACCTGTTTTTGCGCTGCCTGTCGCACGAACCTTATTTTTTTTATACGACCTGAGCCGTATTAACGCGGTATTGCCGCAAACGTTACGCCAGAAGGCATCTGCCGGGTTTTATTTCGGCGTTCGGGCAAATGGATTTTTACCGGTACGCAATTCAATGCGCAACGGCGTGCCGACCAGTGAGAATGTATCCCGGAAATGTTTTTCCAGATAACGCTTGTACGGGTCGCCGACGGCGTCCAGCGCATTACCGTGAATCACGATCACCGGCGGGTTCATGCCGCCCTGGTGCGCATAGCGCAGTTTCGGACGGATCGATCCCTTGCGGCGCGGTTCCTGCTTCTCCACCGCCTCGATCAGCGCGCGGGTCAGCTTCGGCGTCGACAGGTCGCACATGGCGGCCGCGTAGGCCGCGTTGAGCGACTTCATCAGCGGAGCGATGCCGCTGCCCTTCAGCGCCGAAATGAAGTGGGTCTGGGCAAACGACAGGAAGTCCAGCTTGCGGTCGATATCGATCTTGATTTCGTCGCGCTGGTGCGATTGCAAGCCATCCCATTTATTCACGCCGACCACCAGCGCACGGCCGGTTTCCAGCACGAAGCCGGCGATATGCGCATCCTGCTCCGAGATATCCTGCTGCGCGTCGAGCAGCAGCACCACCACGTTGGCTTCGGAAATCGATTGCAGGGTTTTCACCACCGAGAATTTCTCGATCGCTTCGAATACCTTGCCGCGGCGGCGGATGCCGGCGGTATCGATCAGCGTGTATTTCTGGCCGTCGCGCTCGAACGGAATCTCGATCGAGTCGCGGGTCGTGCCCGGCATGTCGAAGGCGATCACGCGCTCTTCGCCCAGCAGCGTATTGACCAGCGTCGACTTGCCGACGTTCGGCCGGCCGACGATGGCGATCTTGATGCCGCGGTCGGCTTTTTCCAGCTCTTCCGGTTCTTCCGGACGCTGCGCAAAGGCCAGGTCCAGCGCCACTTCGACCAGGTCGGTCACGCCGTCGCCGTGGGCCGACGAAATCGCGTACGGATCGCCCATGCCCAGTTCGTAGAACTCGGACACCACCGCCGTATAGCGCATGCCCTCGCTCTTGTTAACCACCAGCAATACCGGACGACCGCTCTTGCGCAGGAAGTCGACGATGGTCTTGTCGTGCGGCGTCAAACCCTGGCGGCCGTCGACGATGAAGACCACCACGTCGGCCTCGGCCACGGCTTGCTTGGTTTGCAAGGCCATCTGGTGCATGATGCCTTCCTTGGCGACGGGCTCGAAACCGCCCGTATCGATGACCAGGAAGGGACGTTCGCCGACACGGCCCTCGCCATAGTGACGATCGCGCGTCAACCCAGGCAAGTCCGCCACCAGCGCATCGCGCGAGCGGGTCAGACGATTGAATAAAGTCGATTTCCCAACGTTGGGTCGACCTACTAGTGCAATTACCGGCTTCATTGTATTACTCGACCGCGAAAGCGGTCACTGTCCCTGATTGGGTTTGAAAAATCAAATTCGTGCCGGCGATGACCGGGTCCGATACGATCGAACTGCCGTCGGTGC includes these proteins:
- a CDS encoding ATP phosphoribosyltransferase regulatory subunit codes for the protein MPNWLLPENIADVLPSEARKIEELRRLMLDNFRLYGYELVMPPLLEYLESLMTGAGKDTDLRTFKLVDQLSGRMLGLRADMTTQVARIDAHLLNRASVTRLCYAGSVLHTRPSGLHATREPLQIGAEMYGHGGLEADAEIQELALASLALAGFTEVRLDLSHAGLLRAIIVEDAAALKDEAALYALLRAKDAPGLRDISAGYGAATRGALLALPGLYGDIDVLARAREVLPALPGVTRALAELAALAGSALGRAEVAIDLADLRGYQYESGAMFALYVPGLPNAVARGGRYDHVGEAFGRARPATGFSLDLRELARLLPTAERKHSIRAPWGNAPELKEKIAALRKAGEVVIQSMPGHSNEQDEFECDRALVLADNGSSWILKNLG
- the hflC gene encoding protease modulator HflC; amino-acid sequence: MNRIVAALIAGFIVILLLSSTVFVVDQRKYAIVFALGEVKQVISEPGLHFKLPPPFQNVLYLDKRILTIDTPEPERFITAEKKNILVDAFVKWRIIEPKLYFVSFGGDEGRARDRMSQIVKAALNDEITKRTVREVISGQRGKVMESIRAKVVAEAKLIGVEIIDVRLKRVDYVEQINNSVYDRMKSERVRVANELRSTGSADSEKIRADADKQRTVILAEAYRDAEKIRGEGDAKASQIYAQAFGRNPEFYKFYRSLEAYRATFKNHGDVMVVDANSDFFKYFKGSGSAGPAAPARK
- the hfq gene encoding RNA chaperone Hfq, producing the protein MSNKGQLLQDPFLNALRKEHVPVSIYLVNGIKLQGHIESFDQYVVLLRNTVTQMVYKHAISTVVPARAVNLNIESEAE
- the hflK gene encoding FtsH protease activity modulator HflK — encoded protein: MLVNLNKKLGLKLSLNDPRWGNRKDDGKKAQEGKKPGEGPPDLDQLWRDFNQRLNAFFGQKNRPDNGGGAGGGGQRPDMKGAGITAGVVGGIAVLIWLASGAFIVQEGQSGVVLTFGKYSHTTPSGFNWRLPYPIQSNEIVNVSQVRTVEVGYRSTLKNKQAGESLMLTDDENIIDIQFAVQYTLKDPVAWLFNNRDAEESLRQVAETAIREIVGRSKMDFVLYEGREKVAFDTQQLMQHVLDRYAVGAQITNVTMQAVQPPEQVQSAFDDAVKAGQDRERQKNEGQAYANDVIPKARGAAFRLIQEAEAYRSLVTENAEGNASRFQQVLVEYQKAPAVTRDRMYLETMQQVFSSASKVMVDAKNGSNLLYLPLDKLISQAAAGDATAAAARAAASAAAAPQPPVNAVLPQEVVIEGSRSRSRDSSRERESR
- a CDS encoding phosphoribosyltransferase; the protein is MTTPQSNDQHLWVNWDEYHRLIERLALKVYESGWKFDQVLCLARGGVRPGDVFSRIFDLPLAILSTSSYREEAGTVRGDLDIAKYMTMTKGPLAGRILLVDDLADSGVTLNKVTRHLKDNFEGVTEVKSAVIWLKGSSVVRPDYFLEELPHNPWIHQPFEDYDGLRPHQLAAWIKKGEAAK
- a CDS encoding adenylosuccinate synthase produces the protein MSKKIMAKNVVVIGTQWGDEGKGKIVDWLTDHAQGVVRFQGGHNAGHTLVIGGVKTALQLIPSGIMRPGVACYIGNGVVVSVPDVLREIDKLEKVGVEVASRLKVSDAAPVILPYHSALDLAREAARGAAKIGTTGKGIGPAYEDKVARRAIRVADLLNEKRFAEKLAENLDYHNFVLEHYLKAPRVEYQKTLDDALAYVPRLRPMVTDVSSALYAAHKAGANLLFEGAQGSLLDVDHGTYPFVTSSNCVAGNASAGAGVGPNMLHYIMGITKAYTTRVGSGPFPSELPTDAGVGHHLAQVGHEFGTVTGRARRCGWFDAALLRRSVQINGVTGMCLTKLDVLDGIATLKLCTGYTIDGVSVDIFPSGAEEAARCVPVYEEMPGWTESTVGAKSLAALPATARAYIKRIEELVGVPVDMVSTGPDREETIVLRHPFE
- the der gene encoding ribosome biogenesis GTPase Der, which codes for MKPVIALVGRPNVGKSTLFNRLTRSRDALVADLPGLTRDRHYGEGRVGERPFLVIDTGGFEPVAKEGIMHQMALQTKQAVAEADVVVFIVDGRQGLTPHDKTIVDFLRKSGRPVLLVVNKSEGMRYTAVVSEFYELGMGDPYAISSAHGDGVTDLVEVALDLAFAQRPEEPEELEKADRGIKIAIVGRPNVGKSTLVNTLLGEERVIAFDMPGTTRDSIEIPFERDGQKYTLIDTAGIRRRGKVFEAIEKFSVVKTLQSISEANVVVLLLDAQQDISEQDAHIAGFVLETGRALVVGVNKWDGLQSHQRDEIKIDIDRKLDFLSFAQTHFISALKGSGIAPLMKSLNAAYAAAMCDLSTPKLTRALIEAVEKQEPRRKGSIRPKLRYAHQGGMNPPVIVIHGNALDAVGDPYKRYLEKHFRDTFSLVGTPLRIELRTGKNPFARTPK
- the hflX gene encoding GTPase HflX, whose translation is MRAALVGVDFGQGDFAASVEELTLLSRSAGAEPIMTITAKRSSPDSAYFVGSGKADEIGDAVLNDGLEIVIFNHALSPAQQRNLEKRLNTRVLDRTSLILDIFAQRAKSHEGKLQVELAQLQHLATRLIRGWTHLERQKGGIGLRGPGETQLETDRRLIGDRVKALRARLEKLHKQRETQRRSRGRSHTFSVSLVGYTNAGKSTLFNAVTKAGVYVADQLFATLDTTSRRVYLGQEVGNVVISDTVGFVRELPHQLVAAFRATLEETIHADLLLHVVDAASPVRMEQIEQVNLVLKEIGADHIPQILVWNKIDAADLEPSVERDENDKLHRVFISARTGSGLDLLREAIVEAARDAPAAAHLYHHGDAAMQDDQADDLQDDAGQDQAVEADQADSIPTHSQVGTR